The Astatotilapia calliptera chromosome 14, fAstCal1.2, whole genome shotgun sequence genome includes a region encoding these proteins:
- the tmem25 gene encoding transmembrane protein 25 translates to MECVCLGRWTSGSAVVFLHTLALSWTGAIEPIPKIDGWHGGGVTLQENVTHRFNCHSDGWDPHAPPMLTWYLNGEQQRDPSPNRGRLVMTSQEDSEVMRPGSNHNSTFSLRARKWDRELVCVASNPRTGESYNATVTLNVQFQPEILRVNAHYSETSDPGLSLVLFALVRSNPPATITFVDQSGQLVANTSDFLILDSRSYPWLTNHTLRVTLSSLSGNVSLNASNSVGTAQSNLTLAEFLQSRVEVPMLGIVTGGAMAFMALLILSLIVLCLMQKNKSKSIEDTVEIVMTKKSESANLKPDKTDKTLIPRENMSLPSNMQLNDLSTLKKAREAAQQNSVGEEKKEEEEEEDLSLAYAARGFARYPMVGYIYKVNSTSSEEIWL, encoded by the exons atggagtgtgtgtgtctgggaaGGTGGACGTCGGGCTCGGCCGTCGTGTTCCTTCACACACTGGCCCTGTCCTGGACAG GTGCAATTGAGCCCATTCCTAAAATTGACGGATGGCACGGGGGAGGTGTGACGCTGCAGGAGAATGTGACACACCGGTTCAACTGCCATTCAGATGGCTGGGACCCCCACGCCCCTCCCATGCTGACCTGGTATTTGAACGGCGAGCAGCAGAGGGATCCATCGCCAAACCGTGGCCGTCTAGTCATGACATCACAAGAGGATTCTGAGGTGATGAGACCGGGGTCCAATCACAACAGCACCTTCTCTTTGAGGGCCAGAAAGTGGGACAGGGAACTGGTGTGTGTCGCATCAAACCCCAGGACAGGCGAGAGCTACAACGCCACGGTCACGCTCAATGTACAGT TCCAGCCAGAAATCCTCAGGGTGAATGCCCACTATAGTGAAACCTCAGACCCCGGACTCTCCCTGGTCCTCTTCGCCTTGGTGCGGTCAAATCCACCTGCCACGATCACCTTTGTTGACCAGTCCGGCCAGTTGGTGGCCAATACCTCTGACTTCCTCATTCTGGACTCACGAAGCTACCCCTGGCTGACCAATCACACGCTGAGAGTCACGCTCAGCAGTCTATCAGGAAATGTCTCGCTGAATGCCAGCAACAGCGTGGGAACGGCGCAAAGCAACCTCACACTGGCAG AGTTCCTGCAGTCTCGTGTGGAGGTGCCCATGCTGGGAATCGTGACCGGAGGAGCCATGGCCTTTATGGCTCTGCTCATCCTCAGCCTGATAGTTCTCTGCCTcatgcaaaaaaacaagagcAAGTCTATTG AGGATACAGTGGAGATTGTGATGACCAAGAAGAG CGAGTCAGCCAATCTGAAGCCGGATAAAACTGATAAGACCCTCATCCCCAGAGAGAACATGTCCCTGCCTTCAAACATGCAGCTCAACGACCTCAGCACTTTAAAGAAAG CCCGAGAGGCCGCCCAGCAGAACAGTGtgggagaggagaagaaagaggaagaggaggaggaagatctATCTTTAGCCTATGCTGCCAGAG GTTTTGCCAGATATCCGATGGTGGGCTACATCTATAAGGTGAACAGCACAAGCAGCGAGGAGATCTGGCTCTGA